In the genome of Candidatus Binatia bacterium, one region contains:
- the can gene encoding carbonate dehydratase yields MKADALAPLFENNRRWAAAMTQRDPEFFLRLSRQQAPQYLWIGCADSRVPPNEIVGLLPGEIFVHRNVANIVLHGDLNCLSVLQYAVEVLRVRHIIVCGHYGCGGVAHAMGHGELGLIDNWLRCIKDLYLQHAGVLDTLDETQRLRRLCELNVRQQVANTCHTTIVQKAWASGQQLTVHGLIYDIRDGLLHDLEVSTNSPAQVPAIYRLGG; encoded by the coding sequence ATGAAAGCAGACGCCTTAGCTCCCTTGTTCGAAAACAACCGCCGTTGGGCAGCAGCAATGACGCAGCGTGACCCGGAGTTTTTCTTGCGGTTGTCACGCCAGCAGGCCCCCCAGTACCTCTGGATTGGCTGTGCCGACAGCCGCGTGCCCCCCAACGAAATTGTCGGCCTCCTGCCTGGGGAGATTTTTGTTCACCGCAATGTGGCCAACATCGTGCTGCATGGCGACCTCAATTGCCTCTCCGTACTCCAGTACGCGGTCGAAGTTCTGCGGGTACGCCACATTATCGTGTGCGGGCACTACGGTTGCGGCGGCGTGGCCCATGCGATGGGGCATGGCGAACTCGGGCTCATCGACAACTGGCTGCGCTGCATCAAAGACCTCTACTTGCAACACGCAGGCGTGCTGGACACGCTCGACGAAACTCAACGCCTGCGGCGCTTGTGCGAACTCAACGTGCGGCAACAAGTTGCGAACACCTGCCACACCACGATTGTGCAAAAGGCGTGGGCCAGCGGCCAACAGCTCACCGTACACGGCCTGATTTACGACATCCGCGACGGGCTCTTGCACGACCTCGAAGTGAGCACGAACAGCCCTGCGCAAGTGCCCGCAATTTACCGGCTCGGCGGGTAA
- a CDS encoding threonine/serine dehydratase — translation MVDVTFPDILAAAERIAPWVHRTPLHTCTSLSREFGAHLWFKCEQFQRTGSFKFRGACNAVFSLPSEAGKRGVVTHSSGNHGQALARAAALRGIPAYVVMPEGAVRSKEAAARAFGAQVIPCGRTLAARERVAAEVQLQTGAEFVHPYDDPRVIAGQGTLGLELLKQLGDVDFVVAPVGGGGLLSGVCLAVHAQAPHVRIYAAEPAGADDAARSLASGRRQGNPEARTIADGLHAELSERTFAILREHLSGVVVVEDSAIARSMRLLWERTKWIVEASAAIAFAALSAPPLVELIRNRRVVVILSGGNVDLDRLPWTQSQIPVYSAEAPPGNSPRQRKENS, via the coding sequence ATGGTGGACGTGACCTTTCCCGATATCCTCGCTGCCGCCGAGCGCATCGCGCCGTGGGTTCACCGCACGCCGCTCCATACTTGCACGAGTTTGAGCCGCGAGTTTGGTGCCCATCTCTGGTTCAAATGCGAGCAGTTCCAGCGCACCGGCTCGTTCAAGTTCCGCGGCGCCTGCAACGCGGTGTTTTCCTTGCCAAGCGAAGCTGGCAAGCGCGGCGTGGTGACCCACAGTTCCGGAAACCATGGCCAAGCCTTAGCCCGGGCTGCGGCGCTGCGTGGCATTCCCGCGTACGTGGTGATGCCGGAGGGCGCGGTACGGAGCAAAGAAGCGGCCGCGCGCGCCTTTGGTGCCCAAGTCATTCCCTGCGGCCGCACGCTAGCTGCCCGCGAGCGTGTGGCTGCGGAAGTGCAGCTCCAGACAGGCGCCGAATTCGTGCACCCGTACGACGACCCGCGCGTGATTGCCGGTCAGGGCACGCTCGGCCTCGAGTTGTTGAAACAGCTTGGCGACGTAGACTTCGTTGTTGCACCGGTCGGAGGCGGAGGATTGCTCAGCGGAGTGTGCTTGGCGGTCCACGCTCAGGCCCCGCACGTACGCATTTACGCGGCCGAGCCCGCAGGGGCGGACGATGCAGCGCGCTCGCTGGCGAGTGGGCGAAGGCAGGGCAATCCCGAGGCGCGCACGATCGCCGACGGCCTGCACGCTGAGCTGAGCGAGCGGACCTTCGCCATCCTGCGGGAGCACTTGTCCGGCGTGGTCGTGGTGGAAGATAGCGCGATCGCGCGTTCCATGCGCCTCTTGTGGGAGCGCACGAAGTGGATCGTCGAGGCAAGCGCGGCCATTGCCTTTGCCGCCCTCAGCGCGCCTCCGCTCGTGGAGCTGATCCGCAATCGCCGAGTCGTTGTCATTCTCAGCGGAGGGAACGTCGACCTCGATCGTCTCCCCTGGACTCAATCCCAAATTCCAGTGTACTCGGCAGAGGCGCCACCAGGAAACAGCCCGAGGCAGAGAAAGGAGAACTCATGA
- a CDS encoding SDR family oxidoreductase produces the protein MSNKTVHPALSVFAPDLFRGRTALVTGGGRGIGRAIALAFARLGANVVIAARTPEPLTSTAQEIEALGSVCLAVPTNIREIDQVERLVAQTLERFGAIDFLVNNAGGQFPARPLDISDRGWRAVIDLNLNGTWNMLSRVGRHMLDRGFGAAVNIVHIYSFERGAPAFAHSGAARAGVVNLTRTLAYYWARRGVTVNAIAPGTVSTRGLREEEFSRAEVSDYESLAVRDIPAHRLADPEEVAAAVLFLCSPAARYINGAVLVVDGALSLDNWTPMWDPETF, from the coding sequence GTGAGTAACAAAACGGTGCATCCAGCCCTCAGTGTGTTTGCCCCCGATTTGTTTCGCGGCCGCACCGCTTTGGTCACTGGCGGCGGACGCGGAATCGGCCGGGCAATTGCCCTGGCGTTTGCACGCTTGGGGGCCAACGTGGTGATTGCTGCTCGCACACCGGAGCCCCTGACGTCGACAGCGCAGGAAATCGAGGCGCTCGGCAGCGTGTGCCTGGCGGTGCCCACGAACATTCGCGAGATCGATCAAGTGGAGCGTCTTGTTGCGCAGACGCTCGAGCGCTTCGGGGCCATCGATTTTCTCGTCAACAACGCCGGCGGGCAGTTTCCCGCTCGTCCCTTGGATATCAGCGATCGGGGCTGGCGGGCCGTGATCGATCTGAACCTGAACGGCACGTGGAACATGCTGAGTCGTGTCGGCCGGCACATGCTCGACCGCGGCTTCGGCGCGGCCGTGAACATCGTGCACATTTACTCATTCGAACGCGGCGCGCCTGCTTTTGCGCACTCAGGTGCGGCACGCGCCGGAGTGGTCAACCTCACCCGCACCCTTGCGTACTACTGGGCGCGGCGGGGTGTCACCGTCAATGCGATCGCTCCCGGCACGGTGTCCACGCGCGGCTTGCGCGAGGAGGAATTTAGCCGGGCGGAAGTCAGCGACTACGAAAGTCTCGCCGTACGCGACATTCCCGCCCACCGCCTCGCCGACCCGGAGGAAGTGGCCGCCGCGGTGCTGTTCTTGTGCTCGCCCGCGGCACGTTACATCAACGGCGCCGTGCTGGTTGTGGACGGTGCGCTGTCGCTGGACAACTGGACCCCGATGTGGGACCCGGAAACGTTTTAA
- a CDS encoding ABC transporter permease: MTSWSEAWSTALALLWRADPEVVQAVWTSLYVSLVATAIAGVTGIPCGVLLARSRFPGRGIVEVTIKTLTALPTVVVGLLFYALLSRSGPLGVLGLLYTPTAIILGEAALVFPLVAALTMSLVAEADPRIEATAKTLGASPRQAVLTLLFELRYGVVGIAVATFGRLLAELGVALMLGGNIRGSTRTLTTAIALETSKGDFALALALGLLLLLLALAVNLLVWWASPKLLP, encoded by the coding sequence GTGACATCTTGGAGCGAAGCCTGGAGCACGGCGCTTGCGCTGTTGTGGCGTGCCGACCCTGAGGTTGTGCAAGCCGTGTGGACCTCCTTGTACGTCTCCTTGGTTGCCACTGCCATCGCGGGAGTCACGGGGATTCCGTGCGGCGTGCTGCTCGCACGGTCTCGGTTCCCGGGACGTGGCATCGTCGAGGTGACGATCAAGACGCTCACGGCCCTGCCCACGGTGGTCGTGGGCCTGCTGTTTTATGCGCTGCTGTCGCGGAGCGGGCCGCTGGGTGTCCTTGGCTTGTTGTACACGCCAACCGCGATCATCTTGGGCGAGGCGGCGTTGGTGTTTCCGCTGGTGGCGGCGCTGACAATGTCTCTGGTGGCCGAAGCGGACCCGCGCATCGAAGCCACTGCCAAAACCCTCGGTGCCTCGCCGCGCCAAGCCGTGCTCACCCTGTTGTTCGAGCTGCGGTACGGGGTGGTGGGGATCGCCGTCGCGACGTTCGGGCGCTTGCTTGCGGAGTTGGGCGTCGCGCTGATGCTCGGCGGGAATATTCGCGGCTCGACGCGGACGCTCACGACGGCCATTGCGCTGGAAACCAGTAAGGGTGATTTTGCTTTGGCCCTCGCTTTAGGGTTGTTGCTCCTCCTGTTGGCGCTAGCCGTAAACTTGTTGGTATGGTGGGCGAGCCCGAAATTACTGCCGTGA
- a CDS encoding ATP-binding cassette domain-containing protein, whose amino-acid sequence MVGEPEITAVTATPFAFDIRGLHLTDGAKTLLRIEQLQIPAGRVTALVGPNGAGKTSLLESLAGLRAARAESFLCLGTEYAGGNGSWSALRRSVTYVAQRPYLFRRSVFANVAYGLRVRREPDRARVFAALKRVGLTGYADRPAWKLSGGEAQRVAIARALAVDPPIFLFDEPTANLDRDFVPTFEALLGTLVQQGRTVVFSTHALDQAYRLGQQILSLDGGQMVPFPLANVVRGALRHAGDEWVLEAGPIRIVLPPPATAATRATVAIDPESILLSRQPLQSSARNCFPGVVTRVEGSALGFLVQVDCGVALVARVTARAFAELGLNIGARVFVTFKSTAVHWIDPPANSAAWESRSACP is encoded by the coding sequence ATGGTGGGCGAGCCCGAAATTACTGCCGTGACCGCAACTCCCTTCGCCTTCGACATTCGTGGTTTGCATTTGACCGATGGAGCGAAAACCCTGCTGCGCATCGAACAGTTGCAAATTCCGGCTGGGCGAGTGACCGCACTGGTCGGCCCCAACGGTGCGGGCAAGACCTCATTATTGGAATCCTTGGCCGGCTTGCGCGCAGCTCGCGCGGAATCGTTCCTCTGCCTCGGCACTGAATACGCAGGCGGGAACGGTAGTTGGTCCGCGCTCCGCCGCTCGGTGACGTACGTGGCGCAGCGGCCCTACCTATTTCGCCGATCCGTGTTTGCCAACGTGGCGTACGGGTTGCGCGTGCGCCGGGAGCCGGACCGGGCGCGCGTGTTTGCCGCGCTCAAACGCGTCGGCCTTACCGGTTACGCCGACCGGCCAGCGTGGAAGTTATCGGGTGGCGAGGCGCAGCGTGTGGCGATCGCGCGGGCCCTGGCTGTGGATCCGCCGATCTTTTTGTTCGACGAGCCCACGGCAAATCTCGACCGAGATTTTGTCCCCACGTTCGAAGCGCTTCTCGGCACGCTTGTTCAGCAGGGACGCACCGTGGTGTTTTCCACCCACGCGCTCGATCAAGCGTATCGCCTCGGCCAGCAGATCCTGAGTCTCGACGGCGGGCAGATGGTTCCGTTCCCGCTGGCGAACGTTGTGCGTGGTGCGTTACGCCACGCGGGCGATGAATGGGTGCTTGAGGCGGGGCCAATCCGCATCGTCTTGCCCCCGCCAGCAACTGCCGCGACGCGCGCAACCGTGGCCATCGATCCGGAAAGCATTTTGCTGTCGCGGCAGCCGCTGCAGTCGAGCGCCCGCAATTGCTTTCCCGGTGTCGTTACCCGCGTGGAAGGCTCGGCGCTAGGGTTTCTCGTGCAAGTGGATTGTGGTGTGGCGTTGGTGGCCCGCGTGACGGCTCGCGCTTTTGCCGAGCTCGGCCTCAACATTGGCGCGCGGGTGTTCGTCACCTTTAAATCCACAGCCGTACACTGGATCGATCCCCCGGCAAATTCCGCGGCGTGGGAGAGCCGATCCGCCTGCCCATGA
- the miaA gene encoding tRNA (adenosine(37)-N6)-dimethylallyltransferase MiaA, producing MTTASEPIVAIVGPTASGKTALALELAEAFGAEIVNADSRQVYRGLDIGSAKPTVAERQRVPHHVVDVAAPDEPFHCARFLELAEAAIADIRGRGLRVLVVGGTGLYVRVLRGGLFPGPARDPELRAAWMAREVESPGFLHRCLAAVDPVSAARLHPRDHVRLIRALEVYEKTGRPMSWWQAQHRFGTGRYPLVLLGVSVPRAELYRRIDARCRAMVASGLVEEVRRLYAQGYGPELPALQSLGYREIGAYVRAEMGLEEAIAAMARETRRFAKRQLTWFRREPVVEWLPPEAEIWEGRLRTWWP from the coding sequence ATGACGACCGCGAGCGAGCCCATCGTCGCCATTGTCGGCCCGACTGCGTCGGGGAAAACTGCCCTTGCCCTCGAGCTAGCGGAGGCCTTTGGGGCGGAAATCGTGAACGCCGACTCGCGGCAAGTGTACCGCGGGCTCGACATCGGGAGTGCCAAGCCGACGGTTGCCGAGCGGCAGAGGGTGCCCCATCACGTGGTCGACGTGGCAGCGCCCGACGAACCCTTCCACTGCGCGCGCTTTTTAGAACTCGCAGAGGCGGCGATTGCCGACATCCGGGGTCGCGGCTTGAGGGTGTTGGTGGTCGGCGGTACGGGCCTTTACGTGCGTGTGCTGCGCGGAGGGCTGTTTCCCGGGCCAGCACGCGATCCCGAATTGCGGGCCGCGTGGATGGCGCGGGAGGTGGAAAGCCCTGGCTTCTTGCACCGCTGCCTCGCGGCTGTCGACCCGGTGAGCGCTGCGCGCTTGCACCCCCGGGACCATGTGCGCCTGATCCGTGCCTTGGAAGTGTATGAAAAAACCGGCCGCCCCATGAGCTGGTGGCAAGCGCAGCATCGCTTTGGAACCGGACGCTATCCGCTCGTATTGCTCGGGGTCAGCGTGCCGCGTGCCGAACTATATCGTCGCATCGACGCGCGCTGCCGAGCCATGGTTGCATCTGGTCTGGTCGAAGAGGTGCGCCGCTTGTACGCACAGGGGTACGGCCCAGAGCTGCCCGCGCTGCAGAGCTTGGGATATCGCGAAATTGGCGCCTACGTTCGCGCGGAAATGGGTTTGGAGGAGGCGATCGCTGCTATGGCACGAGAGACGCGCCGGTTCGCTAAGCGGCAGCTCACGTGGTTTCGGCGGGAGCCGGTGGTGGAGTGGTTGCCGCCGGAAGCCGAAATTTGGGAGGGCCGCTTGCGCACGTGGTGGCCTTGA
- the glpK gene encoding glycerol kinase GlpK, which yields MRAVLAIDEGTTGVRAYVFDRECRVLGQAYAELTTAYPQAGWVEQDPLALWEQTLEVSRAALACAGVQAAKVAAIGVCTQRATTLVWERATGQPVYPAIVWQDTRTAQRAAELVEQGVITTAMASATKLEWILDRSPELRRRGERGELCFGTVDSWLVWNLTGGSAHVTDHSNASCTTLYDPFQGTWWSHVLEVLRIPPAVLPRICSSSEVYGFTSRELFGAAIPVASIAGDQQAAMFGELCWHKGGAKITLGTSGMADVHTGSEPAFSPHGAYPLVLWSLAGERAFCLEGTVIAAGAAIQWLRDGLGILERLDDAGALARSVADSGGVWAVPAFQGLGTPHIAAAARAVIGGLSRASSRAHIVRAMLEGIAFRCREVLSTLFSDAGAPFPERLRVDGGAAANDFLLQCLADVLGCEVERPASVQASVLGAAFLAGLTVGFWATREELRQHWRSGGVFVPQWATAQREERFARWQRCLQAAQLGPL from the coding sequence ATGCGCGCCGTACTCGCCATCGACGAGGGAACCACCGGCGTTCGCGCGTATGTGTTCGATCGCGAGTGCCGTGTGCTCGGGCAAGCTTACGCGGAACTGACCACCGCTTACCCGCAAGCCGGCTGGGTAGAGCAAGATCCGCTGGCCCTCTGGGAACAAACCCTCGAGGTCAGTCGCGCGGCGCTGGCTTGCGCCGGAGTCCAGGCGGCCAAGGTCGCCGCCATCGGCGTATGCACGCAGCGCGCCACCACACTGGTGTGGGAGCGCGCAACCGGCCAGCCCGTTTATCCTGCGATCGTTTGGCAAGACACGCGCACCGCGCAGCGCGCAGCGGAACTCGTGGAACAAGGCGTGATCACCACAGCGATGGCCTCGGCGACCAAGTTAGAGTGGATTCTCGATAGGAGCCCCGAGTTGCGCCGCCGCGGCGAGCGGGGCGAGCTCTGCTTTGGCACGGTGGATTCCTGGCTCGTTTGGAATCTTACCGGGGGCAGTGCCCACGTCACCGACCACTCCAACGCCTCCTGCACCACCTTGTACGATCCTTTCCAAGGCACTTGGTGGAGTCACGTTTTGGAAGTCTTGCGCATTCCTCCGGCAGTCCTACCCAGGATTTGCTCGTCGAGCGAGGTTTATGGATTCACCTCGCGCGAGTTGTTCGGCGCCGCGATTCCTGTGGCCAGCATTGCCGGCGATCAGCAAGCCGCGATGTTCGGCGAACTCTGCTGGCACAAAGGCGGCGCCAAGATCACCCTCGGCACCTCGGGCATGGCCGACGTGCACACGGGCTCTGAACCCGCCTTTTCCCCCCATGGTGCGTATCCGCTGGTGTTGTGGAGCTTGGCTGGCGAACGAGCGTTTTGCCTCGAAGGCACGGTGATTGCCGCAGGCGCGGCGATTCAGTGGCTGCGCGACGGTTTGGGCATTCTCGAGCGGTTGGACGACGCCGGCGCCCTGGCCCGCTCCGTCGCCGACAGTGGTGGCGTGTGGGCGGTGCCCGCGTTTCAGGGTTTGGGCACGCCGCACATCGCTGCAGCGGCACGCGCAGTGATCGGCGGGCTTTCCCGCGCCAGCAGCCGCGCGCACATCGTCCGCGCCATGCTCGAAGGCATTGCCTTTCGCTGTCGAGAGGTGCTCTCCACGTTGTTTTCCGACGCGGGGGCGCCTTTCCCGGAGCGGCTTCGGGTCGATGGCGGTGCGGCTGCAAATGACTTCCTCCTGCAGTGTCTTGCCGACGTGCTCGGCTGTGAAGTGGAGCGGCCCGCCTCGGTGCAAGCGTCCGTACTGGGTGCTGCCTTCCTCGCCGGTCTTACCGTCGGCTTTTGGGCTACGCGCGAGGAACTCCGCCAGCACTGGCGTAGCGGTGGTGTGTTTGTGCCGCAGTGGGCAACCGCACAACGGGAAGAGCGCTTTGCCCGCTGGCAACGCTGTCTCCAAGCTGCCCAATTGGGCCCGCTGTAA
- a CDS encoding FAD-binding oxidoreductase yields the protein MREAELHQHRQHLSALVGQEQVRWDETELHAHQRDTWFLNVYRGVHHRLATTPLAVVYPQTTEQVQEVVRYALTHRLPVVPYGGGSGVCGAIEPTGNSIVLDLRRMAQILELNERALYVRVQAGKLGEALEQELRSAGFTCGHFPQSIALSTVGGWLATRAAGQYSTRYGNIEDLVLGLDVVLPDGRLLQLPPRARWGAGPDLRQLFLGAEGTLGIVTEATLKIFPTPESVLLQSFRFADMPTGLEAIRQIVRAGWRPAMVRLYDGLESARHFPDVSTGNECLLLLLSEGPGALTAAEAAACAGVCAHLGGEACGPNPVQRWLEERNRVPTFESLIEKGLVVDTIEVSATWDRIASLYHSVVHAVQRVPGVLLASGHSSHSYPQGTNIYFTFAARPASEEAAEQTYLDCWRAAMEATLQSGGSIVHHHGIGRIRKAWLVHELGEGVEVLRSLKGALDPAGIMNPGTLLPEL from the coding sequence ATGCGTGAAGCGGAACTCCACCAGCATCGCCAACACTTGTCCGCACTCGTTGGCCAGGAGCAGGTGCGGTGGGATGAAACCGAGCTGCATGCGCACCAACGAGATACGTGGTTCCTCAACGTCTACCGCGGCGTGCACCACCGCCTCGCCACCACGCCACTTGCTGTGGTGTACCCACAGACTACGGAGCAAGTGCAAGAAGTCGTGCGCTACGCTCTGACACACCGCTTGCCCGTGGTGCCCTACGGCGGGGGCTCGGGAGTTTGCGGCGCAATCGAGCCGACTGGGAACAGCATTGTCCTCGACCTGCGACGGATGGCACAAATTCTCGAGCTCAACGAGCGCGCTCTTTACGTGCGCGTGCAAGCCGGCAAACTCGGCGAAGCTTTGGAACAGGAACTGCGCAGCGCCGGATTTACCTGCGGGCACTTTCCGCAATCGATTGCCCTGTCCACCGTCGGTGGCTGGCTCGCCACACGGGCCGCGGGGCAGTACTCCACCCGATACGGGAATATCGAGGACCTTGTGCTCGGCTTGGACGTCGTGCTGCCGGACGGCCGTTTGCTGCAACTCCCCCCACGTGCCCGTTGGGGCGCAGGCCCCGACCTCCGGCAGCTTTTCCTCGGTGCGGAGGGCACCCTCGGCATCGTCACCGAGGCCACGCTGAAGATCTTCCCCACTCCCGAAAGCGTGCTCCTGCAGTCGTTTCGGTTTGCCGACATGCCCACCGGCCTGGAGGCCATTCGCCAAATTGTGCGGGCCGGGTGGCGTCCAGCCATGGTGCGGCTGTACGATGGCCTGGAGAGTGCCCGCCACTTTCCCGACGTGAGCACCGGCAACGAATGTTTGCTGCTGCTGCTCTCCGAGGGCCCAGGTGCGCTGACGGCGGCGGAGGCAGCGGCTTGCGCGGGCGTCTGCGCGCATCTTGGCGGCGAGGCGTGCGGACCCAACCCGGTGCAGCGCTGGCTCGAAGAGCGCAACCGCGTGCCCACGTTCGAGTCGTTGATCGAAAAGGGCCTGGTCGTGGACACCATCGAAGTTAGCGCCACTTGGGATCGCATCGCGAGCTTGTACCACTCCGTCGTGCACGCAGTGCAGCGGGTGCCCGGCGTGCTTCTCGCCTCCGGCCACAGCTCCCATAGCTACCCGCAAGGGACCAATATTTATTTCACCTTTGCCGCGCGTCCCGCTTCGGAGGAAGCGGCCGAGCAAACCTACCTCGATTGCTGGCGCGCAGCCATGGAAGCCACGCTGCAATCCGGCGGCTCGATCGTTCACCACCACGGGATCGGGCGGATCCGCAAGGCCTGGCTCGTTCACGAGCTGGGCGAGGGCGTCGAGGTGCTGCGCTCCCTCAAGGGTGCGTTAGACCCAGCGGGCATCATGAACCCGGGCACGCTGCTGCCCGAGCTTTGA
- the glpD gene encoding glycerol-3-phosphate dehydrogenase, translating into MTALGEWSARTRKYNLGRLAEESYDVLVIGGGITGAGVAREAALHGLRVALVERRDFAQGTSSRSSKLIHGGLRYLPQGDVRLVREAATERKVLRRLAPHLAAPLQMLVPVYSRSGYLKIRAGLFTYDHLAGVAKEERNRMLDREQTLALEPLLRDDKLYGAGLYYEYLTDDARLVLETLKAAASLGAVIANYSPVVGLHLEDGKLAGARVRDQVTGDEFLVRASTVVNATGPWVDEIRAMQGMNEPRRLHLTKGIHLILPRSRLNISRCVVMNAADKRSVFAIPQGNFVYLGTTDTDYQGRYDDPPITVEDAEYLLAAANHAFRVEPLRLEDVVGAWAGLRPLLHEEGRKPSEISRKDEIMLGPTGLISVAGGKLTTYRKMAQRILQLMLERLQEQGKAPPAPVGDSATTPLSGGDFDSLSALAATLRNKWSGVRPEVLERLVSLYGSNADWIAGAMVADPALAAESPDGSCLTRAEVLYNVRQEMALTLEDVLERRARLFLWGPHNGLEAAPLVADWMAEWLNWNDERKAAELLAYRRHVADVKHFRAVHEPTVESVAHA; encoded by the coding sequence ATGACAGCACTGGGAGAGTGGTCGGCGCGTACCCGCAAATACAACCTCGGCCGTCTGGCGGAGGAAAGCTACGACGTGCTCGTCATCGGCGGCGGCATCACAGGTGCTGGCGTGGCTCGTGAAGCTGCGCTCCATGGCCTGCGGGTGGCACTCGTCGAGCGCCGCGACTTTGCGCAAGGAACCAGTAGCCGCTCCTCGAAGCTCATCCACGGCGGACTGCGCTACTTGCCTCAGGGCGACGTGCGTTTGGTCCGCGAGGCCGCAACCGAGCGGAAGGTGCTCCGGCGCTTAGCACCACACCTCGCAGCGCCCTTGCAGATGCTGGTACCCGTGTACAGCCGATCCGGATATCTCAAGATTCGCGCCGGGTTATTTACGTACGACCACCTTGCCGGCGTGGCCAAGGAAGAGCGCAACCGGATGTTAGACCGCGAGCAGACGCTGGCCCTCGAGCCGCTGTTGCGCGACGACAAACTTTACGGTGCCGGCCTCTACTACGAATACCTCACCGACGATGCCCGTTTGGTTCTCGAAACCCTAAAGGCCGCAGCCAGCCTCGGCGCCGTGATCGCCAACTACTCACCGGTGGTGGGTCTGCATCTGGAGGACGGAAAACTTGCCGGCGCACGGGTGCGCGACCAGGTCACTGGGGACGAATTCCTTGTGCGGGCCAGCACCGTGGTGAATGCCACGGGCCCTTGGGTGGATGAAATTCGCGCCATGCAGGGTATGAACGAACCTCGCCGCCTGCACCTCACCAAAGGGATTCACCTGATCCTGCCGCGCTCACGACTGAACATCAGCCGCTGCGTGGTCATGAATGCCGCCGACAAGCGCAGCGTGTTTGCGATCCCGCAAGGCAACTTCGTCTACCTCGGAACCACGGACACCGATTACCAAGGGCGCTACGACGATCCGCCGATTACTGTGGAGGACGCGGAGTATTTGCTCGCTGCCGCCAACCATGCTTTCCGTGTGGAGCCCCTTCGGCTCGAGGACGTCGTCGGAGCGTGGGCCGGGCTGCGTCCCTTGTTGCACGAGGAAGGCCGAAAGCCGAGCGAAATTTCCCGCAAGGACGAAATCATGCTCGGACCCACCGGGCTGATCTCCGTCGCCGGCGGAAAACTCACGACGTATCGAAAAATGGCGCAGCGAATTTTGCAGCTTATGCTCGAACGCCTGCAAGAACAGGGGAAGGCTCCGCCCGCCCCCGTCGGCGATAGCGCCACTACACCGCTCAGTGGCGGCGACTTCGACAGCCTTTCTGCATTGGCGGCGACTCTCCGCAACAAGTGGAGCGGCGTTCGCCCGGAGGTGCTCGAGCGTCTTGTGTCGCTCTACGGGAGCAACGCCGACTGGATTGCCGGTGCCATGGTTGCCGACCCAGCCTTGGCAGCGGAGAGCCCGGACGGAAGTTGCCTCACCCGCGCAGAGGTTCTCTACAACGTGCGCCAAGAGATGGCCCTCACGCTCGAAGACGTTCTCGAACGGCGCGCGCGCCTATTTCTCTGGGGCCCGCACAATGGTTTGGAGGCCGCCCCGCTCGTGGCGGACTGGATGGCAGAGTGGTTGAACTGGAACGACGAGCGCAAAGCGGCTGAACTGTTGGCCTACCGCCGCCATGTGGCCGACGTCAAACATTTCCGTGCCGTTCACGAACCCACGGTCGAGAGCGTTGCCCATGCGTGA